A window of Tumebacillus sp. BK434 contains these coding sequences:
- the pgeF gene encoding peptidoglycan editing factor PgeF: MRTVSESRIVACFTTRHGGNLGLHVGDDPRQVLQNREGIAQEVGVPLDAWVAGNQVHGSTVTVVTQELKGRGARAQSDVLPDTDALITNVPGLALSTYAADCVPLLLWDEQKGAIGAAHAGWKGTVAKIGAKTVAKMAEQYGCDPKDLFVKIGPSIGACCYEVDGPVIGAVQEAFGEAADALLSPNGNGRSQLDLWKANELALLEAGVLPEHILREDHCTSCRVDTYFSHRREQGKTGRHAGVIALLQEKAGN, translated from the coding sequence ATGAGAACTGTGAGCGAATCGCGCATCGTTGCCTGTTTTACGACCCGTCACGGCGGGAACCTCGGCCTGCATGTCGGAGATGATCCGCGGCAGGTGCTTCAGAACCGCGAAGGGATTGCACAGGAAGTGGGCGTGCCGCTCGACGCTTGGGTGGCCGGGAATCAGGTGCATGGCTCGACGGTGACGGTCGTCACCCAAGAACTGAAAGGGCGCGGTGCCAGAGCGCAGTCGGACGTGCTGCCCGACACCGACGCTTTGATCACCAACGTGCCGGGCCTCGCGCTGTCCACCTACGCGGCCGACTGCGTGCCGCTTTTGCTGTGGGACGAACAAAAGGGCGCCATCGGCGCCGCGCATGCCGGCTGGAAAGGCACGGTCGCCAAGATCGGGGCGAAAACGGTCGCGAAAATGGCGGAGCAGTACGGATGTGATCCGAAAGATCTTTTCGTGAAGATCGGCCCGTCGATCGGCGCGTGCTGTTATGAGGTGGACGGTCCGGTGATCGGTGCCGTGCAGGAAGCGTTCGGGGAGGCGGCAGATGCTCTTTTGTCCCCGAACGGGAACGGGCGAAGTCAGCTCGATCTGTGGAAGGCGAACGAGCTGGCGCTGCTCGAGGCGGGTGTGCTGCCCGAGCATATTTTGCGCGAGGATCACTGCACGAGCTGTCGTGTCGACACTTATTTTTCGCACCGCAGGGAGCAGGGCAAAACGGGGCGGCATGCAGGAGTGATCGCGCTGTTGCAGGAAAAGGCGGGCAACTGA
- a CDS encoding YlmC/YmxH family sporulation protein, giving the protein MMKISDLQAKDVVSLSDGKRLGQVCDLDVDMENGVIRAIIVPGGGRFLGMFGNSQDIVIPWSSIVKIGADVILVDLRTEPTYLPPNSSSSSGGY; this is encoded by the coding sequence ATGATGAAGATTTCCGATCTGCAAGCGAAAGACGTGGTCAGTCTCTCAGACGGGAAACGCCTCGGCCAGGTGTGCGATCTCGATGTTGACATGGAGAACGGAGTGATTCGGGCGATCATCGTGCCTGGTGGCGGACGTTTCTTGGGGATGTTTGGGAACTCGCAGGACATTGTGATTCCGTGGAGTTCAATCGTCAAAATCGGTGCGGATGTGATCCTCGTCGATCTGCGCACCGAGCCCACGTACTTGCCGCCGAATTCCAGTTCCAGTTCCGGCGGGTATTGA